A region from the Lolium perenne isolate Kyuss_39 chromosome 4, Kyuss_2.0, whole genome shotgun sequence genome encodes:
- the LOC127293677 gene encoding DNA-directed RNA polymerase II subunit RPB2, which yields MEDDEYEEGMEMDMGGHQQLHHRGYGAEEDGEGGYGGGGGGDGDDEDAEEARDEDEITQEDAWAVISAYFEEKGLVRQQLDSFDEFIQNTMQEIVDESADIEIRPESQHNPGRQAEFAETLHKISFGQIYLSKPMMTEADGETATLFPKSARLRNLTYSAPLYVDVSYRVVKKGHDCEEVTETAEYPKVFIGKVPIMLRSSYCTLYQQSEKDLTELGECPYDQGGYFVINGSEKVLIAQEKMSTNHVYVFKKRQPNKFAYVGEVRSMAENQNRPASSMFVRMLSRAGAKGGTSGQYIRATLPYIRADIPIIIVFRALGFVADKDILEHICYDFADTQMMELLRPSLEEAFVIQNQQVALDYIGKRGATVGVTREKRIKYAKEILQKEMLPHVGVGEFCETKKAYYFGYIIHRLLMVALGRRAEDDRDHYGNKRLDLAGPLLGGLFRMLFRKLTRDVRSYVQKCVDNGKEVNLQFAIKAKTITSGLKYSLATGNWGQANQAGTRAGVSQVLNRLTYASTLSHLRRLNSPIGREGKLAKPRQLHNSHWGMMCPAETPEGQACGLVKNLALMVYITVGSAANPILEFLEEWGTENFEEISPAVIPQAAKIFVNGCWVGIHRNPDLLVKTLRRLRRQIDVNTEVGVVRDIRLKELRLYTDYGRCSRPLFIVESQRLLIKKKHIRALQQRETPDEGWHDLVAKGFIEYIDTEEEETTMISMTITELLGARNNPEEAYLATYTHCEIHPSLILGVCASIIPFPDHNQSPRNTYQSAMGKQAMGIYVTNYQLRMDTLAYVLYYPQKPLVTTRAMEHLHFRQLPAGINAIVAIACYSGYNQEDSVIMNQSSIDRGFFRSLFFRSYRDEEKKMGTLVKEEFGRPNRENTMGMRHGSYDKLDDDGLAPPGTRVSGEDVIIGKTSPIPQDDAQGQATRYSKRDHSTSLRHSESGMVDQVLLTTNADGLRFVKVRMRSVRIPQIGDKFSSRHGQKGTVGMTYTQEDMPWTIEGITPDIIVNPHAIPSRMTIGQLIECIMGKVAAHMGKEGDATPFTDVTVDNISKALHKCGYQMRGFETMYNGHTGRKLTAMIFLGPTYYQRLKHMVDDKIHSRGRGPVQILTRQPAEGRSRDGGLRFGEMERDCMIAHGAAFFLKERLFDQSDAYRVHVCEKCGLIAIANLKKNSFECRGCKNKTDIVQVHIPYACKLLFQELMSMAIAPRMLTHEIKPGQEKKRWA from the exons ATGGAGGACGACGAGTACGAGGAGGGGATGGAGATGGACATGGGAGGGCACCAGCAGCTCCACCACCGCGGCTACGGCGCCGAGGAGGACGGCGAGGGGGggtacggcggcggcggcggcggggacggGGACGACGAGGACGCGGAGGAGGCGCGCGACGAGGACGAGATCACCCAGGAGGACGCCTGGGCCGTCATCTCCGCCTACTTCGAGGAGAAGGGCCTCGTGCGCCAGCAGCTCGACTCCTTCGACGAGTTCATCCAGAACACCATGCAGGAGATCGTCGACGAGTCCGCCGACATCGAGATCCGACCCGAGTCGCAGCACAACCCCGGCCGACAGGCCGAGTTCGCAGAG acactccACAAGATCAGCTTCGGTCAAATCTATCTGAGCAAACCAATGATGACTGAAGCTGATGGAGAAACCGCTACCTTATTCCCCAAATCAGCAAGGCTCAGGAATTTGACATACTCAGCACCACTTTATGTTGATGTATCATACAGAGTTGTAAAGAAGGGACACGACTGTGAAGAAGTTACAGAAACTGCAGAATATCCAAAAGTTTTCATCGGAAAG GTTCCGATCATGTTGCGTTCCAGTTACTGCACACTGTATCAACAATCTGAGAAGGATCTCACAGAACTTGGAGAGTGCCCCTATGACCAAGGAGGATATTTTGTAATCAACGGCAGTGAAAAGGTTCTCATTGCCCAGGAGAAGATGAGCACCAACCATGTCTATGTTTTTAAGAAGAGGCAACCAAATAAGTTTGCATATGTGGGTGAAGTCCGTTCAATGGCAGAGAACCAGAATAGACCTGCTAGTAGCATGTTCGTTCGGATGCTTTCCCGAGCAGGCGCGAAAGGG GGTACATCAGGTCAATATATTCGTGCTACTTTGCCATACATTCGTGCAGACATTCCCATCATTATTGTGTTTAGAGCATTAGGATTTGTTGCCGACAAAGATATCCTAGAGCACATATGTTACGATTTTGCCGATACACAAATGATGGAATTGCTACGCCCATCTTTGGAGGAAGCTTTTGTCATTCAAAATCAGCAG GTTGCTCTGGACTACATTGGAAAGCGTGGTGCTACAGTTGGTGTAACAAGAGAGAAAAGAATCAA GTATGCCAAAGAGATACTTCAAAAGGAAATGTTGCCCCATGTTGGTGTAGGCGAATTTTGTGAAACTAAAAAGGCATACTACTTTGG GTATATTATTCACCGCCTATTGATGGTCGCTCTTGGTCGAAGAGCTGAAGATGACAGAGATCATTATGGTAACAAAAGGCTGGACCTTGCAGGTCCATTGCTTGGAGGACTGTTCAGAATG CTTTTCAGAAAACTGACGAGGGATGTGAGGTCATATGTTCAGAAG TGTGTCGATAATGGGAAGGAAGTTAATTTGCAATTTGCCATCAAAGCGAAAACCATTACTAGTGGATTGAAGTATTCCCTTGCTACTGGAAACTGGGGACAGGCTAACCAAGCTGGTACAAGAGCTGGTGTGTCTCAG GTGCTCAATCGCCTTACATATGCTTCTACATTATCACATCTGCGGAGGCTGAACTCTCCTATTGGGCGTGAAG GGAAACTGGCAAAACCTCGCCAACTTCATAATTCTCATTGGGGAATGATGTGTCCTGCTGAAACACCCGAAGGACAA GCTTGTGGCTTGGTAAAAAATCTTGCCTTGATGGTCTATATCACTGTTGGTTCTGCCGCAAATCCTATTTTGGAATTTTTGGAAGAGTGGGGCACAGAAAATTTTGAG GAGATATCACCAGCAGTCATTCCTCAAGCTGCTAAAATTTTCGTTAATGGTTGCTGGGTTGGAATTCATAGGAATCCTGACCTATTGGTGAAGACACTTAGGCGTTTGAGAAGACAG ATTGATGTCAACACTGAAGTTGGTGTGGTTCGTGATATTCGTCTTAAAGAACTTCGACTCTATACGGATTATGGGCGTTGCAGTCGTCCACTGTTTATTGTTGAAAGCCAGAGGCTTCTCATTAAGAAGAAGCATATTCGAGCATTGCAGCAAAGA GAGACTCCTGATGAAGGTTGGCACGACTTGGTTGCCAAAGGTTTTATAGAGTACATAGATACTGAAGAGGAAGAGACTACTATGATCTCTATGACTATAACT GAACTTTTAGGTGCGAGAAATAATCCAGAGGAGGCATATCTTGCGACTTACACACACTGTGAGATTCACCCTTCTTTGATCCTTGGTGTGTGCGCGTCGATTATTCCTTTTCCTGATCACAACCAG TCACCTCGTAATACTTATCAGTCTGCTATGGGAAAGCAAGCTATGGGAATCTATGTTACAAACTATCAATTAAGAATG GACACGTTGGCCTACGTTCTGTACTACCCACAAAAGCCTCTTGTTACTACTCGTGCTATGGAGCATTTGCACTTCAGGCAGTTACCGGCTGGCATT AATGCTATTGTTGCTATTGCATGCTACTCTGGATATAACCAAGAAGATTCGGTTATTATGAACCAATCTTCAATAGATCGTGGGTTCTTCAGATCACTATTTTTCCGCTCTTACAG AGATGAGGAAAAGAAGATGGGAACTCTTGTCAAAGAGGAATTTGGCCGTCCAAATAGGGAGAACACTATG GGAATGCGCCATGGGTCCTATGATAAATTAGATGATGACGGACTTGCACCACCA GGAACGAGGGTCTCTGGGGAAGATGTCATCATTGGGAAGACATCTCCTATTCCACAAGATGATGCTCAAGGGCAAGCTACTAGATACTCAAAGCGTGATCATAGTACGTCTCTGCGTCACAGTGAAAGTGGGATGGTGGATCAG GTTCTTTTAACAACAAATGCTGATGGTTTAAGATTTGTCAAGGTTAGAATGCGATCGGTTCGCATACCACAAATAGGAGATAAGTTCAGTAGTAGGCATGGCCAGAAGGGAACTGTTGGAATGACTTACACACAAGAGGACATGCCATGGACAATCGAAGGCATCACACCTGATATCATTGTGAATCCACATGCTATTCCATCACGTATGACTATCGGCCAGCTGATTGAGTGTATTATGGGTAAAGTTGCAGCTCACATGGGAAAGGAAGGAGATGCAACTCCTTTCACTGATGTTACT GTGGATAACATCAGTAAGGCACTTCATAAGTGTGGTTATCAAATGCGTGGATTTGAGACCATGTACAATGGTCACACTGGGAGAAAATTGACTGCAATGATCTTCCTAGGTCCAACTTACTACCAGAGACTTAAGCACATGGTGGATGACAAAATTCACTCTAGAGGCCGTGGTCCTGTCCAGATATTGACCAGGCAGCCAGCAGAGGGGCGCTCCCGTGATGGTGGTCTCCGTTTTGGAGAAATGGAGAGGGATTGTATGATTGCTCATGGCGCTGCATTTTTCTTGAAGGAACGGTTATTTGACCAGAGCGATGCTTACAGAGTACATGTGTGTGAGAAGTGCGGACTCATTGCCATTGCCAATCTCAAGAAGAATTCCTTCGAGTGCAGAGGTTGCAAGAACAAGACCGACATTGTCCAG GTCCATATACCATACGCATGCAAGCTCCTTTTCCAGGAGCTCATGTCAATGGCAATTGCTCCCAGGATGCTCACCCATGAGATCAAGCCTGGGCAGGAGAAGAAACGTTGGGCTTGA